The DNA region TAAAATCAGTTTCGAAGGGTAAACTGAAACTCAATGGCAGTTTCATTAGGCATTTCGACTAATAAGCCTAAAACTTATATCCTTTCTCTCTCCGTCTTTTCATCAGTTTCAGAGGGTAAACTAAAACTCAATGACAGTTTCATTAGGCATTTCGACAAATAAGCCTAAAACTTATatcctttctctctctgtcttttcGTCTGCAGATGGGTCCCACCGAACTCCATCCTCCGTCTTCCATCTTCACGGTTGCTCCCAAATCATCTCAGCTTTACTGCCAAACCCATCTAAAAACCcagttaccaaaaaaaaaaaaaccatctaaAAACCCCATTTAGTAGGGAAGAAATGTGGGTGCTTTGCCTATGGAGATTCAATATAGTCTTTGGGTATGATTTGATTTGCGTGCTTGATGGGAAATTAGAAAATGCAAGTTAAGgtagaaattgaaattgaaggaTACAAATATTTCGAATTCAAATTGCTCAAATTCTTCTTCCTAAATTTTTGTCATCAATTTCCCATTTCCACTTGAAGTACACAAGTTTCAgatcttgttttattttttctgtttaCAGATTCAAAATGTGGATTTTCTCGAGTATTTTTCAATGGATATTTAGAACTTTGTAGCCATgctaagagagagagaacaacTGTAAATTCTGGAGAAAAAAGTACAGTGGCTTCTGGGTTTCATCGAAGAGGAGAGAGGTGGGGATGAGCCAGGCCGTTGGGGTTTGGACGACAGAAAGGAAATAGCAGAAGGTGAGGAAGAGAGTGTTTTAagagtgcgtttgttgcaccgaacTATTTCGAACTGGACTAACTTTAGGATTAAACTGAACTAACTTAGAATAAGCGTTTGGTGCATTGTTGGACTAAGAAACTggataatgaaaaaaaaaaaacccatgctATATCAACTACCATCAAAATTTCAACCAAATTTGACCTTATCATGCCTGACTCCAACAATtttcatcataatatatttatCCAACACTCCCTATGAATGCCCATTTTGAGCTTTTCTGCAATAGGAGCATTCCAAGTaatttcttaacaaataaacaCAACTATCAAcattccaaattccaaattcaaaCAACATATGACACTTATATCTCAGTTTCAAATTCTGcacaaataaaaatacacagaACAATTATGCAAGCAACATCAATTGACTATACTTTCCTCGAAGCCTAAAAAACTTGACTccacaaaaaattattcaaaccCAGTCATAATCACAATCACAataatttaactcaaaattcagcCTCATTCGCACTTAGCAAGCCTCAGCCAAACTTAGCCCCAGTTCTCTTGGACATTTCATCAAAAACCTCCTGGGCACTTTTCAAATCACCCTTTTGCACATACCCATTGATcaattgaattcacaatcaGCAAATGACTATATTTTCATTCCTTTGGTAATGAATTTCTTTCTCATTGGTCATGAATTCCCAATCATACCACAACGAAATCaaattcaagtggagaaattGAAAACTGTAAGCTAAAAAAGGAGAAGCTCTCACCATTTTTCAGCAACGGTGATGATCTTGGTGAGCTCGTACTGGTTTAGAGACGATGGGGAATGAAAGTGAGGATTTAGCGGCGGTGGATTTGGAAGGGCTGAGATTGCTCCATGAATGCTCAAGAGTCGTGGGCTGAGATTGTGGTGGAGGATTGTGCAGCTAATATGTGGTGCTCGAAAGCCACAACCATGGCGATTttgctgagagagagagagagagagagagagagagtgtgtgtgtgtgtgtgaattgaACAAAGAAGAAATGAAGGGAGTTGGTGGAttgtttttcagtttttgtttgaGGTCTGGATTTAGGCTTTTGGGTGGGATAGTGAAGGCCCAAGGGAGCAGGCAAAGGTGTGAAGGAGAAGGGAGAGGGCGAAAGGACGAAGAAGAAAGGAGACGACGAGGGATCAGCGACATGGGAGAGAACGGGACTAGCAATCCGCTCGAAATCAAGGGGCCTCGATAAGAACGTTTAGCAAAACATTCAGTCTGGGTGAGTCCCCATTAGTCTCATTAAAACTAGTCCAGTGTGGACAACAAACACTGGATTGGACAAACACTTAATCTAGTCTAGTCCAATAACTCCTAAGAAGGTCAAACAAACACGCCCTAAATGTCAAGATAATTccctttttttgggtcaaaaaaTAGAGTTTATTAGATGAGATGTTAGATTGGCCACCTATGATATTTGAATCCACGCCGTCATGTAAGAGCTCACCACATTTTTATCACTATGGTAAAGGGCCACTTGTGTCAAGATAATTCATTATTAAaacataattattatgattaaaaaccataatattatcccttaataataaaaaaattatcctaatatTTTTCATCTAACTGTCTAGAACTCTGCTCACTCAACAGCCTTGATGGCTTGGGCCGATAGCCTTCAAATCGGGACCTGGGAAGACTTGCAaaagagactttaagaaaagatatGGAGTATTTGGAGCTAACAGAACATTTGGGGCAAAATCAAGCCCAGTGGCGTTGTGGGATTCATACAGCTGATCCGACTCAGTggaataaggctttgttgttgttgttaatgTCTTGTTGTAATGCAAACGTTTAATGTTAATGTCACGTTAATGATTATATTGTCATACTgtcaaattaaaaatgattgGTTATTTGGACTACAGTCTAAATGCAGAGTGCACTGAATTGACAACTTTTTGAATACAACGATatgttttacactaaggggaagggGAGTTCGGAAGctacacaatgggcaacctaatttggtatctaCTGAATTGACAGCTTAACAACATAACATATCATTCACACTATTGAAAAAACGACATAGCAAATATATGACAGAAAAAAACATTACTCATTTCACTAATTCAAGTAACTTTATCCACCAACAACTTGGAAATAGGAAAGAAGAAATAAGAGAGAATAACATAGTACAACATTTTGTAGAGCTTCACACTCTTTAACACAGTAGCACTATGAGGCATGAGCTAGCCCAACAAAAGCATTGAACCTAGCTTTGACACTAATTTTTATTGGAAAATGGAGGAAACCACTCACTTAGGCATCAGACCAGAATATATCCATAAAACCCCGCCTGGGGTCACTTTCTGACACCCCCAAGGCCTTCCAAACAGCTTTAGAGGCATCAACAATATTGTTAGGACACGGAGGCTGGTAATCGTGCTCGGCATCACATCCCATGGTGGAGTCACACTCGTCGACAACCATCGCTTTGACGCTCCTTCCATTACCATGGATGGTAATGTGGCCGAAACACCGTCTCCTTTTGTCGAACCACCCCGTTGACAATGCCACAATAGGGGTATTATCCGAGTGGTACTTATTGTCACATGCTGATGGACCGCCGCCATCACCACCCTTTTGAAAGCTGTTGATGGTCAAGGTTGCTTTCGTATGCTTAGACACCTGCGGCGAGCACTTGAAGATGGGGTAAAGCTGACCATTTTTGCAGCACTCGGAGTCATTCCCTTTGTTACATTGTCCTCGAGGAGGCTTTTTCCCCCTAAGCTTGCCACTAGGTTTGCATTTTTGAGCGTCAATGCTCAACCAGTTCGTAGCAAGGATGATCAAGATGAAGAGAAAAGCACCTGAATAAATCTTGtttttcatcttctttcttcttcctgctTTGGTTTATGCTGGTTTGAAGAAGTCGGATCCTTTAGCTGGCTATATATATAGGACATGCATGCAGTACtgttgtttgttttttctttggatACCTTGAAGTGTTTGAAACAGCTGGGATTTTAATGTTAAATTATACATTGTTTGAACTCTTTGTAGAGTACAGTCTACTGTTTCTTAAACATACCGATCGGTATACAAATACAATTGATGAGGTATATGAACTAAAAATAATCACAAACGTACAATATGAATATCTGCAGACAGTAGCTAGACTGTCAAAAGCTTTCTAAAGAATATCACCACATCTAAGTATTAAGTATCACTTTTGTATTTTGTGTTATTTCGTTCGGTATCCAAGCTGTGTGAGATGAGGGTTTGGCTGATTCCAGTACTTATTAGGATTCATCGATGTGAAATACTAAAAGATCCatcaatataataataataataataataataacaacaacaacaacaactagAAAGGAAAGGCTTGCGTACTGCAATATTAAACAgacaaattgaagatcgaggcttgcgtactgCAATATCCttaaacagaaatttcgtccctacttagtgcttgtagttctacagaTGTCTGCTTCACCAAGATTAAACGATCTAAATCAGAATTCCAGCACCGGCAAACTTGACTTTTGGCAAATTTCtttgtggttctctcagtaagaatgtttgggattgtagaagaagaatttttaatttttctatgttctaAATGCCATACAGATGAATGTACATATAATATGTTTATTCCCATTCGCAACATATATGAGAATGTGATGCGTCTCTTTGGAGACATCTTCTTAGAGGGGTGCTTTGCTCTCTGGTGTTCTTTCATCACTTCAGACTTCATTTGAAAATATGAGTCTgttgatataaaaaataatgaattaattaaatccgaaattaattaaaaataattaattaaataatttaattatttgagcCTGAGCCCTAAGgcccatctttttttttatcaattaattagtacacctAAAAACCTATCCCTAAGATTGAACCCAATTTTATTCTTCATGGTCCATCACTTCAACCACTTTCTTTaagggacaaagccttataaagtgagggAATCTTTTGGTAATGAcaatgtgggacaatgaaatttctactcaaaatttacAATATCTCTTAGAGAGtggattttgagttttttttttttttttcccttcttcttgAACCAGCTCTGCGACAGTGCCAGAAATTTGTACA from Malus domestica chromosome 01, GDT2T_hap1 includes:
- the LOC103455663 gene encoding kiwellin-1-like — its product is MKNKIYSGAFLFILIILATNWLSIDAQKCKPSGKLRGKKPPRGQCNKGNDSECCKNGQLYPIFKCSPQVSKHTKATLTINSFQKGGDGGGPSACDNKYHSDNTPIVALSTGWFDKRRRCFGHITIHGNGRSVKAMVVDECDSTMGCDAEHDYQPPCPNNIVDASKAVWKALGVSESDPRRGFMDIFWSDA